One part of the Parabacteroides distasonis ATCC 8503 genome encodes these proteins:
- a CDS encoding transporter substrate-binding domain-containing protein, translating to MRSKKLLILYAFLLIVAVVTMVQLWRLNQRPQEIGPRDYPEIKEEGILRMITEYNQSGYFVSGDTVQGFQYELSQAIAKLSGLEVQTHLEMSLAKSFEELSDNKCDVIARNIPITSEMRENYLFTEPIVLNKQVLVQRTAEANNGQAPIRNQLDLAQKTLYIPKDSPALLRLQNLGHEIGDTIYVVEDELYSTEQLMIMVAKGDIDYAVCDQQIARMTQKKLPEVDILTDVSFTQLQSWAVRKDSPVLLDSLNSWLQQIKDSGLYDQIYKRYYK from the coding sequence ATGAGATCTAAGAAGTTGCTTATCCTATACGCTTTTCTACTGATTGTCGCTGTAGTGACAATGGTACAGCTTTGGAGACTTAACCAACGTCCCCAAGAGATCGGACCTCGTGATTATCCGGAAATCAAGGAAGAAGGAATTCTTCGGATGATAACCGAGTACAATCAATCCGGATATTTCGTATCCGGCGATACGGTGCAAGGTTTTCAATACGAGCTTAGCCAAGCGATCGCTAAATTATCCGGATTGGAGGTTCAGACGCATTTGGAAATGAGTTTAGCGAAAAGCTTCGAGGAATTATCGGACAACAAATGCGACGTAATCGCAAGAAACATACCCATCACCTCCGAGATGCGGGAAAACTACCTGTTCACCGAACCGATCGTTCTCAACAAGCAAGTCTTGGTACAACGTACGGCAGAGGCGAACAACGGACAAGCCCCTATCCGTAACCAATTGGATTTAGCCCAAAAGACTTTATACATACCGAAAGATTCCCCGGCCTTATTGCGTCTGCAAAATCTGGGACACGAGATAGGCGATACGATCTACGTGGTGGAAGATGAGTTATATTCTACCGAGCAGCTTATGATCATGGTAGCCAAAGGCGATATCGATTATGCCGTATGCGACCAACAAATCGCCCGCATGACCCAGAAAAAACTGCCGGAAGTCGATATCCTAACGGATGTCAGTTTTACCCAATTGCAATCGTGGGCGGTCCGTAAAGACTCTCCTGTCCTACTGGATAGCCTAAATAGTTGGCTCCAGCAAATCAAAGACAGTGGATTATACGACCAGATTTATAAGCGCTATTACAAATAG
- a CDS encoding PAS domain-containing sensor histidine kinase, translated as MNSLESGSNVQSGLEMIMEKSPDTIVLVDRNLTLVKVISAKDDYYHYLANNCIGKQPQALFPDGKNYDQYEIYRAAVKRVFEEQVKVDFSFEVSFEGKNYYYLSQASLFNEELVIVYTRNVSSLKTEKNLQELINTILDRLPLGVFVKDGDNHFNYLYWNHFMEEITGIETREIEGHDDFEVNYNALMTAEERLETDMNVIKTGLTARFKGKVKSASGDYRDIEVAKYPISLNNGKPLVLALWRDITSELATENTLRRTRILTKMALRISDIRTCSIFIDPDSTHNFKDSVVTLNDWNTMSEDMIEVSWGQFISRAHPDDQEHYHNMFTRLCRGEISEARIEARMLFPGKKEYVWREVFATVYERDDKGRPSVILGCSTNIQERKNQELSLEEAKVKAEAADKMKSKYLADMSHEIRTPLNAITGFSELMAFADTDEERMSYYDVIKMNNQLLMQLINDILDISKIEADAIKITYEQLDVSELMDTIYASAKLRVPGGVKLVLEKEADHHMFGTDSMRLLQLINNLVNNAIKNTKEGSITMGYTIQPDDQLRFYVRDTGIGIDKEKLKDVFDRFVKINDYMEGIGLGLAICKGLVVKMGGSIHVTSELGVGSEFSFILPSHE; from the coding sequence ATGAATAGTCTAGAAAGCGGAAGTAACGTTCAGTCTGGATTAGAGATGATCATGGAGAAGAGTCCCGATACGATCGTATTAGTAGATCGAAATCTTACTCTTGTCAAGGTTATTTCTGCAAAAGACGATTATTATCATTATTTAGCGAATAACTGTATCGGAAAGCAACCTCAAGCGTTGTTCCCGGACGGGAAGAACTACGATCAATATGAGATCTATAGAGCTGCGGTTAAACGTGTTTTCGAGGAGCAAGTGAAAGTGGATTTCTCTTTTGAGGTCTCTTTTGAGGGAAAGAACTATTATTATCTATCGCAAGCAAGCCTTTTTAATGAGGAGCTTGTGATCGTTTATACACGCAATGTATCTTCTCTGAAAACAGAAAAAAATCTACAAGAACTGATCAATACGATATTAGATCGGTTACCGTTGGGTGTTTTCGTGAAAGATGGGGATAACCATTTTAATTACCTGTATTGGAATCATTTTATGGAGGAAATAACGGGTATTGAAACCCGGGAGATCGAGGGACATGATGATTTCGAGGTGAATTATAATGCCTTGATGACCGCCGAGGAGCGTCTGGAAACCGATATGAATGTGATCAAGACAGGACTGACCGCTAGATTTAAGGGCAAGGTAAAATCGGCCTCCGGCGATTACCGGGATATAGAGGTCGCTAAATATCCTATTTCCCTAAATAATGGCAAGCCGCTTGTCTTGGCTTTATGGAGAGATATAACTTCCGAGTTGGCTACGGAGAATACTTTGAGAAGAACCCGGATCTTGACGAAAATGGCATTGCGGATAAGTGATATACGTACATGCTCGATCTTCATCGATCCGGACAGTACCCATAATTTCAAGGATTCCGTTGTGACCTTGAACGATTGGAATACCATGTCGGAAGATATGATAGAGGTGTCATGGGGGCAGTTTATCAGCCGGGCGCATCCGGATGATCAAGAACATTATCATAATATGTTTACCCGTCTTTGCCGAGGGGAAATCTCTGAGGCAAGGATCGAGGCACGTATGCTATTTCCCGGCAAGAAGGAATATGTTTGGAGAGAGGTATTCGCTACCGTGTATGAACGGGACGATAAAGGAAGACCTTCGGTTATCCTTGGATGTTCAACGAATATTCAGGAACGGAAGAATCAAGAATTAAGCCTTGAGGAGGCGAAGGTGAAGGCTGAGGCCGCTGATAAGATGAAATCGAAATATCTGGCGGATATGAGCCATGAGATCCGCACTCCTTTGAATGCGATTACCGGTTTCTCTGAATTGATGGCTTTTGCTGATACGGATGAGGAACGTATGTCGTACTACGATGTGATCAAGATGAATAACCAATTGTTGATGCAATTGATCAATGACATCTTGGATATCTCGAAGATCGAGGCGGATGCGATAAAGATCACATATGAGCAATTAGATGTCAGTGAATTGATGGATACGATTTATGCTTCCGCCAAGTTACGGGTTCCGGGAGGAGTCAAGTTGGTTTTGGAGAAAGAGGCTGACCACCATATGTTCGGTACGGATAGCATGCGTCTGTTGCAGTTGATTAATAATTTGGTGAACAACGCTATCAAGAACACGAAAGAAGGTAGCATCACGATGGGATATACCATTCAACCGGATGATCAATTACGTTTTTACGTAAGGGATACGGGAATCGGCATCGATAAGGAAAAATTGAAAGATGTCTTCGACCGTTTCGTGAAAATAAACGACTATATGGAAGGAATCGGATTAGGACTGGCTATCTGCAAAGGATTGGTTGTGAAGATGGGAGGTTCGATACATGTTACGTCTGAATTAGGGGTGGGTTCGGAGTTCTCCTTTATTTTGCCGTCTCATGAATAG